In the Moraxella osloensis genome, one interval contains:
- the thiE gene encoding thiamine phosphate synthase codes for MMHNRADYRLYLVTDRNCLQQQTLEQAVEQAILGGVTLVQLREKAIASKAFYERALRIKAICHHYNVPLLINDRVDIALAVEADGVHIGQSDLPCGVVRQILGKDKIIGVSARTAQQAIQAQADGADYLGVGAMFATSTKQDAQTVTIASLTQIRQSVTLPIVAIGGINHTTLPALQQALQAADTSIDGVAVVSAILGQKDVKLASQQLKEVIKT; via the coding sequence ATGATGCATAACCGTGCTGATTATCGGCTGTATTTGGTCACAGATCGCAATTGCTTACAACAGCAGACGCTTGAACAAGCCGTTGAACAAGCGATATTGGGCGGCGTGACATTGGTGCAGCTTCGAGAAAAAGCGATTGCTAGCAAAGCGTTCTATGAGCGTGCGCTGCGTATCAAAGCGATTTGCCATCACTATAATGTGCCATTACTGATTAACGACCGTGTCGATATCGCCCTAGCAGTTGAGGCAGATGGCGTACATATCGGTCAAAGTGATTTGCCTTGTGGCGTGGTTCGACAAATTTTAGGCAAAGATAAAATCATTGGAGTTTCCGCGCGCACTGCCCAGCAAGCCATCCAAGCGCAAGCAGACGGCGCAGATTATTTGGGCGTTGGCGCGATGTTTGCCACATCCACCAAACAAGATGCGCAAACAGTTACCATAGCGAGCTTAACACAAATACGGCAATCGGTAACGCTTCCGATTGTCGCCATTGGTGGTATCAATCACACCACCCTGCCCGCCTTACAACAAGCGCTGCAAGCTGCCGACACGTCTATTGACGGCGTGGCAGTCGTTTCTGCAATTTTGGGGCAAAAAGATGTCAAACTCGCCAGTCAGCAGCTTAAAGAAGTGATAAAAACTTAA
- a CDS encoding type II toxin-antitoxin system RelE/ParE family toxin, producing MLHFIETPLFTKQIKDLTDDDNYRDLQEDLIKNPQQGDLVQGTGGVRKTRWSSSSSTGKSGGMRIIYYYIEESGKFFMLLAYPKSKKVTLSAAEKANLRKFTNAIKQVLHNEQ from the coding sequence ATGTTGCACTTTATTGAAACACCGCTTTTTACCAAGCAAATTAAAGATTTAACAGACGATGATAATTATCGAGATTTGCAAGAGGATTTAATAAAAAATCCCCAGCAAGGCGACCTAGTTCAAGGTACAGGCGGTGTTCGTAAAACTCGTTGGTCGTCATCATCTTCTACTGGTAAAAGCGGTGGTATGCGTATCATTTACTATTATATAGAGGAGTCGGGCAAGTTTTTTATGTTATTGGCTTACCCAAAATCAAAAAAAGTCACACTATCTGCCGCAGAAAAAGCAAATTTGCGTAAATTCACAAACGCTATCAAACAGGTACTACACAATGAGCAATGA
- a CDS encoding GNAT family N-acetyltransferase translates to MLTFKLNLLPQLSSQALHGIFKARCEVFVVEQHCAYPDIDDTDLVCWHLQGFIDNNLACYARIIPPDYHYLGYVAIGRVLTVDDFRGHHYGRDLMQKAIEICQQYYPSQPIFIAAQTYLIHFYQALGFCIQGDCYLEDGIEHVNMIWEVKHDA, encoded by the coding sequence ATGCTAACATTTAAACTTAATCTACTGCCACAGTTATCATCACAAGCCTTGCATGGCATTTTTAAGGCGCGCTGTGAGGTATTTGTTGTAGAGCAACATTGCGCCTATCCAGACATTGATGATACCGACTTGGTGTGTTGGCATTTACAGGGTTTTATTGATAATAATCTAGCGTGTTATGCGCGGATTATCCCACCCGATTATCATTATTTGGGTTATGTCGCGATTGGTCGCGTGTTAACGGTTGATGATTTTCGGGGTCACCATTATGGGCGTGATTTGATGCAAAAAGCCATTGAAATTTGCCAGCAATACTACCCTAGCCAGCCGATTTTTATCGCCGCTCAAACTTATCTGATACACTTTTATCAAGCGCTCGGCTTTTGTATACAAGGTGACTGTTACCTTGAAGATGGCATTGAGCATGTCAATATGATATGGGAAGTCAAACATGATGCATAA
- a CDS encoding lantibiotic ABC transporter permease produces the protein MIGFIARHSTIFMPLFGVIGFIFPDLSHFVLGLLPQILFFLMFFTLLGIDQTQLIRRMTTQYVWGFAIFQSALMSLAITLIAYLLGVRGDLLLAIAGLSATAPLFGTGAIVNAVGFDALLAMAKTITATLVMPVSLLVILWLLGSKDAHLDFVLYIKRLLIYIIAPMILAVAARQYIPRDTLNTYYPKIAKFNIILLMMFPLGLMSGFRHTFDTNPMQALSLFGLGTALSLVFYFSAYFLYRRFGYENAIISALACGGRNVLLAYTITTPFMGAMFLPLIGAYQLPSFCLPLLGKKMVKWHTIDSQASLK, from the coding sequence ATGATTGGATTTATTGCCCGTCACAGTACGATTTTTATGCCGTTGTTTGGTGTGATTGGATTTATATTTCCTGACTTGTCGCATTTTGTCCTTGGGCTGCTGCCACAGATTTTATTTTTCTTGATGTTTTTTACTTTGTTGGGCATTGACCAAACCCAGCTAATTAGACGCATGACGACCCAATATGTTTGGGGATTTGCCATCTTCCAAAGTGCGCTGATGAGCTTGGCGATTACCTTGATTGCTTATTTATTGGGTGTGCGTGGTGATTTGTTGTTGGCTATCGCGGGTCTGTCAGCCACCGCGCCGCTATTTGGTACGGGCGCTATTGTGAATGCAGTTGGTTTTGATGCCCTGCTAGCCATGGCAAAAACCATCACAGCTACGTTGGTCATGCCGGTGAGCTTACTGGTGATATTGTGGTTACTTGGCAGCAAGGACGCCCATTTAGACTTTGTCCTGTATATTAAACGCTTGTTGATTTACATTATTGCCCCCATGATTTTGGCGGTCGCGGCACGGCAATACATTCCCCGTGATACGCTCAATACTTATTATCCAAAAATTGCTAAGTTTAACATTATTCTACTGATGATGTTTCCGCTTGGATTGATGTCGGGCTTTAGACATACCTTTGATACCAATCCCATGCAGGCGTTAAGCTTGTTTGGTTTGGGCACTGCCTTATCGTTAGTATTTTACTTTTCTGCCTATTTTTTATACCGCCGCTTTGGCTATGAAAACGCCATTATCTCTGCGCTGGCTTGCGGTGGCCGCAATGTGTTATTGGCGTATACCATCACCACGCCGTTTATGGGTGCGATGTTTTTACCGTTGATTGGCGCGTACCAATTGCCTTCGTTTTGCTTGCCGTTATTGGGTAAAAAAATGGTCAAATGGCATACTATCGACAGCCAAGCCAGCCTAAAATAA
- a CDS encoding restriction endonuclease, whose amino-acid sequence MAIPSFEEVLTFIFKKVRNRLSTKTSHGVLAIALRKKYEIKEISYCSFWNRYGLITRFEDFDKVDNEKLGKPYRGGEDFYENLCLFGCDVLKAFGLITGYKNNGLKDYNFLGANFDGNINLNVLKTKTDYRQGLKFLANAIVNNGYEMATYLKIPYNHEIAKKDIVYKIQSFNKRIYDNQDLFLCQLEKDLLSTLDQIFSKKEFKENNKNFDINQLLDILEINADLRTKLDEVQQQSSEKILSLKQQIEILNLQIEKLKTISQKDVFSHEELNLEETLLQKLKQLHPTAFEKFSLELIKNVALARGGEVEIFHNGQVGDGGVDGIIEAPKTFGKGKEKVFVQCKRYDKTSIGRPELQAFAGAMLTEDITVGIFITTSTFSKQAINYVEELENKGKSIELFDGQRIIKHMLRNKIAVSEKITSSFEIDESYFDKFN is encoded by the coding sequence GTGGCTATACCAAGTTTTGAAGAAGTATTGACGTTTATTTTTAAAAAAGTTAGGAATCGTCTTTCCACAAAGACAAGTCATGGAGTGCTTGCAATAGCTTTGCGGAAGAAATATGAAATTAAAGAGATTTCTTATTGTTCATTTTGGAATAGATATGGCTTAATAACAAGATTTGAAGATTTTGATAAAGTTGATAATGAAAAATTAGGAAAACCATATAGAGGTGGTGAGGACTTTTATGAAAATTTGTGTTTATTTGGCTGTGATGTTTTAAAGGCATTTGGTTTAATTACTGGCTATAAGAATAATGGATTAAAAGACTATAATTTTTTAGGCGCTAATTTTGATGGAAATATAAATTTAAATGTTCTTAAAACAAAAACTGACTATCGACAAGGTCTAAAATTTTTAGCAAATGCTATTGTAAATAACGGTTATGAAATGGCAACTTATCTCAAAATTCCTTATAACCATGAAATTGCAAAAAAAGATATTGTTTATAAAATTCAGTCATTTAACAAACGAATTTATGATAATCAAGACCTTTTTTTATGCCAACTTGAAAAAGATTTATTATCTACATTAGACCAAATATTTAGTAAAAAAGAGTTCAAGGAAAATAATAAAAATTTTGATATAAATCAACTTTTGGATATTCTTGAAATAAATGCAGACTTAAGAACCAAACTCGATGAAGTACAACAGCAATCTTCTGAAAAAATTTTAAGTCTAAAACAACAAATTGAAATTTTAAATTTACAGATTGAGAAATTAAAAACTATCTCACAAAAAGACGTGTTCTCACATGAAGAACTAAATCTTGAAGAAACTTTATTACAAAAACTTAAACAACTGCATCCAACTGCTTTTGAAAAATTTTCACTCGAATTAATTAAAAATGTTGCGTTGGCTCGTGGCGGCGAAGTCGAAATTTTCCATAACGGTCAAGTCGGTGATGGCGGAGTAGATGGGATAATTGAAGCACCAAAAACATTTGGTAAAGGTAAAGAAAAAGTTTTTGTGCAATGTAAACGTTATGACAAAACCTCAATCGGTAGACCTGAACTACAAGCCTTTGCTGGAGCAATGCTAACCGAAGATATCACAGTCGGAATTTTTATCACAACTTCTACCTTCTCAAAACAAGCTATTAACTATGTTGAAGAATTAGAGAATAAGGGTAAAAGCATTGAGCTTTTTGATGGTCAAAGAATCATAAAGCATATGTTACGAAACAAGATTGCTGTAAGTGAAAAAATAACATCATCCTTTGAAATTGACGAAAGTTATTTTGATAAATTTAATTAA
- the nadS gene encoding NadS family protein — MSNEFYDDLSLSLSQALSIAKGEAEPSRVFSYELPDIKAIRAKTGLTQAQFADKLNISSRTLQNWEQGTRHPTGATITLMRLLEKKPELITLA, encoded by the coding sequence ATGAGCAATGAATTTTATGATGATTTATCATTATCTCTTTCTCAAGCATTAAGCATTGCCAAAGGCGAAGCCGAGCCAAGCCGTGTTTTTAGTTATGAGTTGCCAGATATTAAGGCGATCCGAGCTAAAACAGGACTAACACAGGCACAATTCGCCGATAAGTTAAATATAAGTTCTCGCACGTTACAAAATTGGGAGCAAGGTACAAGACACCCTACAGGGGCAACGATTACGCTCATGCGGCTTTTGGAAAAAAAGCCAGAACTGATTACGTTAGCTTAG
- a CDS encoding FtsW/RodA/SpoVE family cell cycle protein, with amino-acid sequence MLNIVSRTKASKKPNAKAQTLSEIMILAVVWLLLIGAFLLADYAHSPKLQRYQLELMSYTEGIAKPQLLSKYCGDNVITNLYDNRNDPNYGMTQACSQASQPTQLMSEAKQHFAKTQQALAAAWQAQGKQQRQTELVENETEVNLGGDKLSNRQNWLHLNASGQLDSLDNLMAVKTDKFSPADQANFAVSLLAVADGNRRFAYNRLFSNQPAIAKLLNQSANDVASIYDANNNQQKALQANNLLPLIGTPMYLGMLTQVCIWSWVTWGLLWLSRRKHWLEVLPIAITVWGLVIAGVSHTVILPMRVGGVLFCVGVLLSVLTIFSPMRRLMEKFPDNRTMLSSAWIYPLFVGFTTFGLMILFDLSTRSYLSLRYIFLNHFKDLFWCFVFISLACPISSLLSWGLKTLIANNLLHSSWGNVKSAMTKARVWLLAFAVGYLGLAVLIHSDSAKVAELSKIWLMVFLGVFLAINQRGLINHLFFRSKKMTLLLAFAVVLPFIALGIANEKGTMLVFLFLFTFLVGVALSNKIFQMGGRGYILGVLSSTAILLLLMMVLVNLSGFDARTAERVNAWVNPFVASNDQMAILHWFRDSVPMIGYGFGDIPWCGYHLSGCQGVPLQMQSDYTITSVMAVVGIGASVVLMMVYFAWLALMARQQMAFASEQMKSRLLSGGYFLLAWVILLWVVITVFQALVTISGNLGILPLTGVTLPFLSYGTSNLWLNSIMLSLALFQPKLMIRE; translated from the coding sequence ATGCTAAACATAGTGAGTCGTACAAAAGCCAGCAAAAAACCCAACGCCAAAGCGCAAACGTTGAGCGAAATCATGATTTTGGCGGTGGTATGGCTCCTGTTAATTGGCGCATTTTTACTGGCAGATTACGCCCATTCACCCAAACTGCAGCGTTATCAACTCGAATTGATGAGCTATACTGAAGGCATCGCCAAACCGCAACTGCTCAGCAAATATTGTGGCGACAATGTCATTACTAATCTGTATGACAACCGTAATGACCCCAATTATGGCATGACTCAAGCCTGTTCCCAAGCCAGTCAGCCCACACAATTAATGAGTGAGGCAAAGCAACATTTTGCCAAAACCCAACAAGCCTTAGCGGCCGCATGGCAAGCCCAAGGCAAACAGCAACGCCAAACTGAGCTGGTTGAAAATGAAACCGAAGTAAATTTGGGTGGCGATAAACTCAGCAATCGCCAAAATTGGCTACACCTTAACGCTAGCGGGCAACTCGATAGTTTAGACAACCTAATGGCGGTAAAAACCGATAAATTCTCGCCCGCCGACCAAGCCAATTTTGCGGTGTCATTGCTTGCGGTTGCCGATGGCAATCGACGTTTTGCCTACAATCGCCTGTTTAGCAATCAGCCTGCCATTGCCAAACTGTTAAATCAATCGGCAAATGATGTTGCCAGTATCTATGACGCCAATAACAACCAACAAAAAGCCCTGCAAGCGAACAATCTACTGCCGTTAATTGGCACGCCCATGTATTTGGGAATGCTCACTCAGGTGTGTATTTGGTCATGGGTGACGTGGGGCTTGCTATGGCTGTCTCGGCGTAAGCATTGGCTGGAAGTGTTACCGATAGCCATCACCGTGTGGGGGTTGGTCATTGCGGGTGTTAGCCATACAGTGATATTGCCGATGAGGGTGGGGGGCGTGCTGTTTTGCGTCGGCGTGCTACTGAGTGTATTGACGATTTTTTCCCCCATGCGTCGGTTGATGGAAAAATTCCCCGACAACCGTACCATGCTGTCATCTGCGTGGATTTATCCGTTGTTTGTAGGCTTTACCACCTTTGGCTTGATGATTTTATTTGATTTAAGCACCCGTAGTTATCTGTCACTGCGTTATATTTTTCTCAATCATTTCAAAGATTTGTTTTGGTGTTTTGTGTTTATTAGCCTGGCTTGCCCGATTAGCAGTTTGCTGAGTTGGGGGCTTAAAACCCTCATTGCCAATAACTTACTACACAGCAGTTGGGGCAATGTTAAATCGGCGATGACTAAAGCACGTGTGTGGCTGCTTGCTTTTGCGGTGGGCTATTTGGGCTTGGCAGTGTTGATTCACAGTGACAGTGCGAAAGTCGCTGAACTGTCAAAAATTTGGCTGATGGTGTTTTTGGGTGTGTTTTTGGCGATTAACCAACGCGGCTTGATTAATCATCTGTTTTTCCGCTCCAAAAAAATGACCCTGCTGCTTGCTTTTGCGGTGGTGTTGCCGTTTATCGCACTGGGTATTGCCAATGAAAAAGGCACCATGCTGGTATTTTTGTTTTTGTTTACCTTTTTGGTAGGCGTGGCGCTATCCAACAAAATTTTCCAAATGGGCGGACGGGGTTACATTTTGGGCGTGTTGTCGAGTACCGCGATTTTGCTTTTGCTGATGATGGTGTTGGTGAATTTAAGCGGATTTGATGCGCGTACTGCCGAGCGGGTCAATGCGTGGGTCAATCCGTTTGTGGCGAGCAACGATCAGATGGCGATTTTGCATTGGTTTCGCGATAGTGTGCCGATGATTGGCTATGGGTTTGGCGATATTCCGTGGTGTGGTTATCATTTATCGGGCTGTCAGGGCGTGCCGCTACAGATGCAAAGTGACTATACGATTACCTCGGTGATGGCAGTGGTGGGTATCGGGGCTAGTGTGGTGCTGATGATGGTGTATTTTGCGTGGCTTGCGTTGATGGCCCGTCAGCAGATGGCGTTTGCCAGTGAGCAGATGAAATCACGGCTGTTGTCGGGTGGTTATTTTTTGCTGGCGTGGGTGATTTTGCTGTGGGTGGTGATTACGGTGTTTCAGGCACTTGTCACCATTTCGGGGAATTTAGGAATTTTACCGCTCACAGGGGTGACGTTGCCGTTTTTAAGTTATGGCACCAGTAACTTATGGCTCAATAGTATTATGCTCAGTTTGGCGCTGTTTCAGCCAAAGTTGATGATTAGGGAATAG
- a CDS encoding pseudouridine synthase, with protein sequence MKPSKLYLPHDKSFMGGRLIDYLAAHFSHISLANWQRRFDSGLISLERGEPLKHDSPYLAGQTILYYRQVENEPIIPFEPHILHLDEHLLVVDKPHFLPVTPSGRYVSQTLLAKLRNHPDLQQLAVDDISPLHRLDKDTAGVMLLSVNPSSRACYHALFADRQIHKTYHAIAPTRSDLCYPFHIHSKLERGEPFFLTKTAQGEPNAHTMIELIENNGAFSLYRLTPVTGRKHQLRVHMASLGMPLLHDNFYPTVKTVKPQGSSDFTKPLQLLAKSIAFIDPITQQARRFDSQLRLIKNSK encoded by the coding sequence ATGAAACCCAGTAAGTTATATTTACCCCATGATAAGTCGTTTATGGGTGGGCGGCTTATCGATTATTTGGCAGCGCATTTTTCTCATATTAGTTTGGCAAACTGGCAACGACGGTTTGACAGCGGTTTAATTAGCCTTGAGCGTGGTGAGCCGCTCAAACACGATTCACCCTATTTGGCAGGACAAACCATCTTGTACTATAGGCAGGTTGAAAATGAGCCCATCATTCCATTTGAGCCCCATATTCTTCATTTGGATGAACATTTACTGGTGGTCGATAAACCGCATTTTTTACCTGTTACACCGTCAGGTCGCTATGTCAGCCAAACCTTGCTAGCCAAACTAAGAAATCATCCAGACTTACAGCAGTTAGCCGTGGATGATATTTCACCCTTGCATCGGTTGGATAAGGACACGGCAGGCGTGATGTTACTATCGGTTAATCCAAGTAGCCGCGCTTGCTATCATGCGCTGTTTGCCGATAGACAAATACACAAAACTTACCACGCCATAGCACCGACTCGCAGCGATTTATGTTATCCCTTTCACATCCATTCCAAACTTGAGCGTGGTGAGCCGTTTTTTTTGACCAAGACGGCCCAAGGTGAGCCAAATGCGCATACTATGATTGAATTGATTGAAAATAACGGGGCGTTTAGCTTATACCGATTAACCCCGGTGACAGGCAGAAAACACCAATTGCGGGTGCATATGGCAAGTTTAGGTATGCCGCTGTTACATGACAATTTTTATCCCACTGTCAAGACTGTCAAGCCCCAAGGCAGTAGCGATTTTACAAAGCCTTTGCAACTGTTGGCAAAATCCATCGCGTTTATTGACCCCATCACCCAGCAAGCAAGGCGTTTTGATAGTCAGCTAAGGCTGATAAAAAATTCTAAATGA
- a CDS encoding polyhydroxyalkanoic acid system family protein produces the protein MSNFVIHREHGISKAQAFEITEDWIVSAEKDYKMHCDVVRSDEQIRVNFSRAGVTGTLTVDDKVFDMQAKLGFLFKSFLPLIEKTVNQNLDNALQAVKDR, from the coding sequence ATGAGTAATTTTGTGATTCATCGTGAGCATGGCATTAGTAAAGCGCAAGCCTTTGAGATAACCGAAGACTGGATTGTCTCAGCAGAAAAAGACTATAAAATGCATTGCGATGTAGTGCGCAGTGATGAGCAAATACGTGTCAACTTTTCTCGTGCCGGTGTGACAGGTACGTTAACCGTGGATGATAAAGTATTTGATATGCAAGCAAAGCTTGGGTTTTTATTCAAAAGTTTTTTGCCGCTGATAGAAAAGACAGTGAATCAAAATCTTGATAATGCATTGCAAGCTGTAAAAGACCGTTAG
- a CDS encoding penicillin-binding transpeptidase domain-containing protein, whose translation MTENQPPKDENSQETMNSGKLETVQNIDLDNPSPTDSINALDDRETAMPSNSSKKAKTIKDDSRPASFRVSQALYKTILTNLQVILVVFVVGLIGWVAWYLSPLTASNTTYNAEANENAVAVVVDNLGMADVVNQANSQNTNTQSANANLSSSVNATPAKTCDLTQPKNQARFTDSINRVNQSLLSLYQQKRLANQYQLQTASLWQQACEQHINEDALAFALKTLASPERLLQLQWREQQPNRRNQNDPNVAHMPTNWLTQTNPWYGLPGCVYIKTAKTADNQTGYLYVDNRSNTMTDTGDVDPLTQLCNNPRLIPMSVKALLVKPLTGAATLPNAGVANPNNAFNKAKNDIQNQANGVLQTLQDKPTQDPKKRIASTSKTEVALPTNLGLMYSELSNIHASHFDRQLLDAYQSYQQKNDQRSWWQKLTAPPINSINVDGSDIKIGYNMALTLDPAVQTTAQQVADCVTNNPNAADCNSVLSPALQKVADGMYENALVRSIGIAVIDVKTQGVLALASADSNCYRADNGDTTIKPTGCPILWKKDWSKQNLMNHALYQTVYPGSTVKTVQALALVRANPRFKNMQTPEAQYLKQVIASSSTEKVANFLYCHRTTSAMSLQRDRQGVCPGMPAFKKASDDMGWSVNCADKGGVNCGFKDLLFGKAYNSDPMLQSRYFSGVLLTDGKQDYTTKQLQFTESQVASCVKANGGRMNGACRQGGDMLNASMNQVFGAGNAKTSVLGVSDMFANLLIADNGATRRRGVHLIEDLWGVNQIPLRPKAWRGDAQSQETLTTATSQLGAMPLGINQSDARGALNLLSGTLLAGTGLGGGNGTAFAACNQAIGSCAWTQGVMVGKTGTPGFNYPTRQNGRSFYTPNVTVSMVANLCNNADIRAGKAQPSVACYARPYKWFVYGLKDKNGKWDKAVAVLVERNWTKNGLVDDPRDGINRAVQAGMILAKQMYQSSAISRPTSANPRADSVASPMTDATQAVKKTQHQSKS comes from the coding sequence ATGACCGAAAACCAACCCCCGAAAGACGAAAACAGTCAAGAAACTATGAACAGTGGCAAGTTAGAAACTGTCCAAAACATAGATTTGGACAATCCATCACCGACTGATAGTATCAATGCCTTAGATGATCGCGAAACTGCGATGCCTAGCAACTCGTCTAAAAAAGCCAAAACAATTAAAGATGACAGCCGTCCTGCCAGTTTTCGGGTTTCTCAAGCGCTTTACAAAACCATTTTGACCAACTTACAAGTGATTTTGGTGGTGTTTGTTGTCGGTCTTATCGGCTGGGTGGCGTGGTATCTCTCGCCCTTAACCGCCTCAAATACCACCTATAATGCAGAGGCGAATGAAAACGCCGTGGCAGTTGTCGTCGATAATCTGGGTATGGCGGATGTGGTCAACCAAGCCAACAGCCAAAATACTAATACCCAAAGTGCAAACGCCAATCTATCAAGTTCGGTCAACGCCACGCCTGCCAAAACGTGCGATTTAACCCAGCCCAAAAACCAAGCCCGTTTTACCGACAGTATCAACCGAGTCAATCAAAGTCTGCTCAGCTTGTACCAGCAAAAACGTCTAGCCAACCAATACCAACTGCAAACTGCCAGTCTTTGGCAACAAGCCTGTGAGCAACATATCAACGAAGACGCGTTAGCCTTTGCGCTAAAAACGCTTGCCAGCCCGGAGCGATTGTTGCAGCTACAATGGCGAGAACAACAGCCCAATCGCCGCAATCAAAACGACCCCAATGTCGCCCATATGCCAACCAATTGGCTCACCCAAACCAACCCTTGGTATGGGCTGCCGGGCTGTGTGTACATCAAAACCGCCAAAACGGCGGACAATCAAACAGGCTACCTGTACGTCGATAATCGTAGCAATACCATGACTGACACAGGTGACGTTGACCCATTAACCCAGCTTTGTAATAACCCTAGATTGATTCCGATGTCGGTCAAAGCATTGTTGGTTAAACCATTGACAGGGGCGGCGACTTTACCCAATGCAGGCGTAGCCAACCCCAACAATGCTTTTAATAAAGCCAAAAACGATATTCAAAACCAAGCCAATGGCGTGCTGCAAACCCTACAAGACAAACCCACGCAAGACCCGAAAAAACGGATTGCATCCACCAGCAAAACCGAGGTTGCTTTACCGACCAACCTAGGGTTGATGTATAGCGAATTGTCCAACATCCACGCCAGCCATTTTGACCGCCAGTTATTGGACGCTTATCAAAGCTACCAACAAAAAAATGACCAACGCAGCTGGTGGCAAAAACTCACGGCACCGCCAATCAATAGTATCAATGTCGATGGCTCAGATATCAAAATCGGCTACAACATGGCGTTAACCCTGGATCCCGCCGTACAGACCACCGCCCAGCAAGTAGCCGATTGTGTCACCAATAACCCCAATGCCGCGGACTGTAATAGCGTGCTGTCGCCTGCGTTGCAAAAAGTCGCGGATGGCATGTATGAGAACGCCTTGGTACGCAGTATCGGTATCGCGGTGATTGATGTCAAAACCCAAGGCGTGCTTGCCCTTGCTAGCGCTGACTCCAACTGCTACCGTGCCGATAATGGCGATACGACGATTAAGCCCACAGGTTGCCCCATACTGTGGAAAAAAGACTGGAGCAAGCAAAACCTCATGAACCATGCGTTATACCAAACCGTATACCCAGGTTCGACCGTTAAAACCGTACAAGCATTGGCACTGGTACGCGCCAATCCACGGTTTAAAAATATGCAAACCCCTGAAGCGCAATATCTCAAACAAGTGATAGCAAGCTCATCTACCGAAAAAGTGGCGAATTTTTTATATTGTCACCGCACGACCAGTGCGATGTCATTGCAACGTGACCGACAAGGCGTTTGCCCAGGTATGCCCGCCTTTAAAAAAGCCAGTGATGACATGGGCTGGAGTGTGAATTGTGCCGATAAAGGGGGAGTGAATTGCGGATTTAAAGATTTATTGTTTGGTAAAGCCTATAATAGCGACCCGATGCTACAAAGCCGTTATTTTTCAGGTGTACTGCTCACCGATGGCAAGCAAGATTACACCACCAAGCAATTGCAATTTACCGAAAGCCAAGTGGCAAGCTGTGTCAAAGCCAATGGTGGACGTATGAACGGGGCGTGTCGTCAAGGGGGCGATATGCTCAATGCCAGCATGAACCAAGTGTTTGGGGCAGGTAATGCCAAAACCTCGGTACTGGGTGTGTCGGATATGTTTGCCAATCTGCTGATTGCCGATAATGGCGCGACCCGGCGTCGTGGCGTGCATTTGATTGAGGATTTGTGGGGCGTCAATCAAATTCCACTGCGTCCTAAAGCCTGGCGAGGCGATGCCCAAAGCCAAGAGACATTGACCACAGCTACCAGCCAACTCGGCGCCATGCCACTGGGCATCAACCAATCTGACGCCCGTGGTGCGCTCAATTTATTATCAGGTACGCTGCTAGCAGGCACAGGTTTGGGCGGCGGCAATGGCACAGCTTTTGCTGCCTGTAACCAAGCGATTGGTAGCTGTGCATGGACACAGGGCGTGATGGTGGGCAAAACAGGCACACCCGGCTTTAACTATCCTACCCGCCAAAACGGTCGCAGCTTTTATACCCCCAATGTCACCGTCAGTATGGTGGCAAATCTGTGTAACAATGCGGACATTCGCGCAGGCAAAGCTCAGCCATCGGTGGCATGTTATGCTCGTCCGTATAAATGGTTTGTTTATGGGCTAAAAGATAAAAATGGCAAATGGGATAAAGCGGTAGCGGTATTGGTTGAGCGTAACTGGACTAAAAATGGCTTGGTCGATGACCCTCGCGATGGCATTAACCGAGCGGTACAGGCAGGCATGATATTAGCCAAACAGATGTATCAAAGCTCAGCGATTAGCCGTCCTACCAGCGCCAACCCACGGGCTGATTCAGTGGCTAGTCCAATGACTGATGCTACGCAAGCTGTTAAAAAAACACAACATCAATCAAAAAGTTAA